A part of Fusarium oxysporum Fo47 chromosome III, complete sequence genomic DNA contains:
- a CDS encoding Alpha/Beta hydrolase protein — MAESRPVIVIVPGGFCSPEVYQPVGHILEQDGFTVIIPRLTVTKNLTSKDPASPEFKELANKGLLDDVKEIHERLASEFGKGSEVVIFGHSYGSLPRLLAIEGHTVEERQAKGLSGGIKGYVAVAGFAYAQRGKNARGDTEPAPPMPYFEHEDGIFHMTDAAKPLFFSDLSPDKQDEAWKLVLGSQSQKSLSDVSEFINSDVTIPKTYVLCEKDQTVPPELQEMLIQAGGFDQVEKLSSGHFPFVSIPEETAKLFAQIALR; from the exons ATGGCAGAGAGCAGGCctgtcatcgtcatcgtgCCAGGCGGCTTTTGCAGTCCCGAGGTCTACCAACCCGTCGGCCACATCCTGGAGCAAGACGGTTTCACCGTCATCATCCCAAGATTGACAGTCACTAAAAATCTCACTTCTAAAGATCCTGCAAGCCCGGAGTTCAAAGAGTTGGCCAACAAGGGTCTTCTCGATGATGTTAAAGAAATCCACGAGCGGCTAGCTTCGGAGTTCGGCAAAGGGTCTGAGGTGGTCATATTTGGACACAGCTACGGAAGCCTCCCCAGATTGCTCGCCATTGAAGGGCATACGGTTGAGGAGCGTCAAGCGAAAGGTCTTTCTGGCGGTATCAAAGGTTATGTCGCGGTAGCCGGATTTGCATATGCTCAGAGAGGGAAGAATGCCAGAGGCGACACGGAGCCAGCACCACCAATGCCATATTTCGAGCACGAG GATGGAATCTTTCACATGACAGACGCCGCAaagcctctcttcttcagcgaTCTTTCCCCCGacaaacaagatgaagcttGGAAACTTGTCCTAGGAAGTCAAAGCCAAAAGAGTCTCAGCGACGTATCTGAGTTTATCAACTCTGACGTCACGATTCCCAAGACATATGTCTTGTGTGAAAAAGATCAGACTGTTCCTCCAGAGCTACAAGAGATGCTTATTCAGGCTGGGGGGTTTGATCAGGTTGAGAAATTGTCTTCGGGTCATTTTCCTTTCGTGAGCATTCCTGAAGAGACGGCTAAACTGTTTGCGCAAATTGCTTTGCGATGA
- a CDS encoding pectin lyase fold/virulence factor: MKFTLCLSALTALLTSVTAQKVSGSAQGFAQGVTGGGSAAAVTPKNIQELVTYLTDKTPRVIVLDRTYDFIGSEGIVKEKGCAPWKTGAGCQLAINAAGNWCGNNPKVDVTYSKAGTSGINVASDKTIIGVGNKGIIKGKGLRFVNVKNIIVQNIHVTNLNPQYVWGGDAFTFSGTSKIWVDHCTTSLLGRQHYVFGRDKSTGITLSNNHIDGRTQWSAGCDGYHYWTIEMVGQGDQITLQNNLIEHTAGRGPALSATTFLHAVNNVWRDINGHAIEGDTAGKGLFEGNVFQNVKQVVVPDFKGQLNSCPDNAAASATQQYLGRVCQGNIFISSGAFNRKDTGFLSEFKGLPIARSTQATTARSKVPGNAGFGKI, translated from the exons ATGAAGTTCACCCTCTGCCTCAGCGCGCTCACAGCGCTCCTCACTTCCGTGACCGCCCAAAAAGTCTCCGGTTCAGCACAGGGTTTCGCCCAAGGTGTCACGGGCGGTGGTTCCGCTGCAGCAGTTACGCCCAAGAACATTCAAGAGCTGGTAACATATCTCACCGACAAGACGCCCCGCGTTATTGTACTTGACCGAACGTACGACTTCATCGGATCAGAGGGTATTGTTAAAGAGAAGGGATGTGCGCCGTGGAAGACTGGGGCGGGATGTCAGTTGGCTATCAACGCTGCTGGGAACTGGTGCGGTAACAATCCCAAGGTTGATGTTACGTACAGCAAGGCTGGAACGAGTGGGATCAACGTCGCTTCTGATAAGACGATTATTGGTGTTGGGAATAAGGGTATTATCAAGGGCAAGGGATTGCGGTTTGTTAATGTCAAGAACATTATTGTTCAGAACATCC ATGTCACGAACTTGAACCCTCAATATGTCTGGGGCGGTGATGCCTTCACCTTCTCCGGCACCAGCAAGATCTGGGTTGATCACTGCACC ACATCTCTGCTTGGTCGTCAGCACTACGTTTTTGGCCGCGACAAGAGCACTGGCATCACACTCTCCAACAATCACATCGATGGCCGCACACAGTGGTCCGCTGGCTGCGACGGTTACCACTACTGGACCATCGAGATGGTCGGCCAGGGTGATCAAATCACCCTTCAGA ACAACCTCATCGAGCACACAGCAGGCCGTGGCCCAGCCCTCTCAGCCACCACCTTCCTCCACGCCGTCAACAACGTCTGGCGCGACATCAACGGCCACGCCATCGAAGGCGACACCGCCGGCAAGGGTCTTTTTGAAGGAAATGTCTTCCAGAACGTCAAGCAGGTCGTTGTCCCCGACTTCAAGGGCCAACTCAACAGTTGCCCTGATAACGCCGCTGCTAGCGCTACTCAGCAGTACCTCGGTCGCGTTTGCCAGGGTAATATCTTCATTTCGTCTGGTGCTTTCAACAGGAAGGATACTGGCTTTTTGTCGGAGTTTAAGGGACTGCCTATTGCGAGGTCTACGCAGGCTACTACTGCGCGGAGCAAGGTTCCTGGAAATGCTGGATTCGGAAAGATCTAG
- a CDS encoding major facilitator superfamily domain-containing protein, with translation MDTGKASVQMDEGDTPAAGREQNLESWDFNNQTEEWRKDFDKKLLRKVDMRLMPTLVIMYLLNFLDRSNLAQARQGSLEEDLGMSGTDFNLATSIFFVGYLLMQLPSNLILTKLRPSLYLSASCCLWGVVSTCNAASDSFTHLIVIRFFLGFVEAPFFPGAVFLMSSWYTRAELTRRIAWLYSGNALANMFGGVLGAAILGDLEGAHGIAGWRWLFIIEGVAAIGFSFIAAVALPNYPHTTKWLTQEERAFAAWRLAQDISEVDAYGEKTIWDGVKLAVRDYRLYLFVLLQHVSLISQTFQYFFPTIVGTLGYGKITTLWLTAPAWFATFLLSVCVTLSSAKTNDRSLHIICLMLVAAIGNAIAAATTVVGARFFAMFLMPMGSVASYQIIVSWVANSFPRPLVKRSAVIAICNMIGNTASIYGSYMYPSKDGPQYTPGGSANAAICVIVALLALLLRYVHKWENKKLDKAEAEENAVATEDGKIDMAAATGTQRSGFRYIY, from the exons ATGGACACAGGCAAGGCATCCGTCCAGATGGACGAAGGCGATACCCCCGCCGCCGGTCGTGAGCAAAACCTCGAATCATGGGATTTCAACAACCAAACCGAAGAATGGCGAAAAGACTTCGACAAGAAACTCCTCCGCAAAGTCGATATGCGACTAATGCCAACTCTCGTCATCATGTATCTCCTCAACTTTCTCGACCGCTCGAATCTCgcacaagcaagacaaggctCACTCGAAGAAGATCTCGGCATGTCAGGCACAGATTTCAACCTCGCCACGTCGATCTTCTTCGTGGGATATTTACTCATGCAACTCCCCTCCAACCTCATCCTGACAAAACTTCGGCCGTCGCTGTACCTCAGCgcttcttgttgtctttggGGCGTGGTGTCGACGTGTAATGCTGCTTCTGATAGCTTCACCCATTTAATTGTGATTCGATTCTTTCTTGGTTTTGTTGAAGCGCCGTTTTTTCCGGGGGCGGTGTTTTTGATGAGTTCATGGTATACGAGAGCGGAGCTTACTCGGCGCATTGCTTGGCTTTATTCAGGAAATGCGTTGGCGAATATGTTTGGGGGTGTTTTAGGTGCCGCCATTCTCGGTGATCTTGAGGGAGCTCATGGCATCGCCGGTTGGAGATGGCTTTTCATCATC GAAGGCGTAGCCGCTATCGGATTCTCCTTCATCGCCGCAGTCGCTCTGCCCAATTACCCTCACACCACCAAATGGTTGACCCAAGAAGAGCGAGCATTCGCAGCATGGCGCTTGGCACAAGATATTAGCGAAGTCGACGCCTACGGCGAAAAGACAATCTGGGACGGTGTCAAGTTGGCTGTACGCGATTATCGACTCTACCTCTtcgttcttcttcagcaCGTCAGCTTGATTTCCCAGACATTCCAATACTTCTTCCCGACTATTGTTGGAACGCTTGGTTATGGAAAGATCACAACTCTGTGGCTCACTGCACCTGCTTGG TTTGCGACTTTCCTCCTCTCGGTCTGCGTAACGTTGAGCTCTGCCAAGACGAATGATAGATCGCTGCATATTATTTGCCTCATGCTTGTAGCGGCTATTGGAAACGCGATTGCAGCTGCGACGACCGTTGTTGGAGCTCGCTTCTTTGCCATGTTTCTCATGCCCATGGGCTCTGTTGCTTCTT ATCAAATCATCGTATCATGGGTCGCAAACTCCTTCCCCCGTCCCTTGGTAAAACGATCAGCTGTCATCGCCATCTGCAACATGATCGGCAACACAGCCAGTATTTACGGATCATACATGTATCCCAGCAAAGACGGTCCCCAATACACCCCAGGTGGAAGTGCTAATGCCGCGATCTGTGTTATCGTCGCTCTCCTTGCTCT
- a CDS encoding amidohydrolase family-domain-containing protein codes for MKAPGSISSLFLAVALLVSPGSAASKKSNNKTVIADTVFHNGSIYSLDLLSTKYTALAVKDGRIAFLGDEESIQSYIAKNTSVFNLEGRMMMPGLVDAHMHPLRGGASLLKCNMNFQPLGLGKVLEKIQSCLDDDKDKSNEDWLEVISLDYYALVDDTGGVTKKDLDKLKTKRPILVASADSHTFWVNSAALKVSSLTSKTRDPRNGKFERLAGSQELSGILQDSATSLLSGPAPPTAEDNIRSARAALKLLREEGVTSFQEAASSEDTALAFAAIKKEGGLTARGFFDYLVQPPNNIAGIDDLVKDVVNVTSTWNDKKELSAKPSMKWHAVKMFMDGVLLYPANTGSLIEPYFQPVANTSMWAPKSDFGPKTYWNKELLSLTLTKLFKNNIDAQIHVDGDLAVRTALDALEELRNKNPKLRDYRVGFAHNEVTDPSDWPRFAELKADPIMSFQWSQASSVWLPNGVKSMGPRRSHYMEAFGELAKFGSAIVYGSDWPIDPLDEWLAIKAGVTRSGDPKNPSSPASQGAPYNGNGLPGLTLTRDQAIRAITTESARFLRADAYIGSLEVGKLADAIILKANYFEVPEQHIARQKTLLTMVGGEVVYIADEVDFKNGVKPKFKNDDDVGRMIKRRSVGGIQGRDLSDEGKRSVQRLQTRGACVHSHHH; via the exons ATGAAAGCTCCAGGTTCGATCTCTAGCCTGTTTCTGGCAGTAGCTCTTCTGGTTTCACCAGGCTCAGCTGCTTCCAAGAAGTCAAACAACAAGACAGTCATTGCAGACACCGTCTTTCACAATGGATCCATTTATtctctcgatcttctctcTACAAAGTACACTGCCCTCGCCGTCAAAGATGGACGCATTGCCTTCCTAGGCGATGAGGAAAGCATTCAGTCATACATCGCAAAGAACACTTCGGTCTTCAACCTTGAAGGCCGCATGATGATGCCTGGTCTCGTGGACGCCCACATGCATCCCCTGCGTGGCGGAGCGAGTCTACTGAAGTGCAACATGAACTTTCAACCTTTGGGTCTTGGTAAAGTCCTTGAGAAAATTCAGAGTTGTCTTGATGACGACAAGGATAAGAGTAATGAAGATTGGCTAGAAGTTATCTCGCTTGACTACTATGCCTTGGTCGACGATACGGGCGGCGTTACGAAGAAGGACTTGGACAAGCTCAAGACAAAGAGGCCTATTCTGGTCGCTTCAGCTGATTCACATACCTTCTGGGTCAACTCTGCTGCGTTGAAGGTATCATCTCTCACAAGCAAGACCAGAGACCCACGAAACGGCAAATTTGAGCGACTTGCGGGAAGTCAAGAACTTTCAGGAATTTTACAAGATTCTGCGACGAGTTTATTATCAGGCCCTGCGCCCCCAACAGCCGAGGACAACATTCGATCTGCCAGAGCTGCGTTGAAGCTCCTCCGCGAGGAAGGCGTGACAAGTTTCCAGGAGGCTGCGTCCAGTGAGGATACCGCTCTTGCGTTTGCAGCTATCAAGAAAGAGGGAGGCCTAACCGCTCGTGGCTTTTTCGACTACCTTGTCCAACCACCTAACAACATTGCGGGAATTGACGATCTAGTAAAGGACGTGGTCAACGTTACTTCTACGTGGAACGATAAGAAGGAGTTGAGCGCCAAGCCCTCTATGAAGTGGCACGCTGTCAAGATGTTCATGGACGGCGTGCTCTTGTACCCCGCGAATACCGGATCCCTCATCGAGCCATATTTTCAGCCTGTGGCTAACACCTCCATGTGGGCACCCAAGTCAGACTTCGGACCAAAAACATACTGGAACAAGGAACTTCTTAGCCTGACCCTAACGAAGTTGTTCAAAAATAATATCGACGCCCAGATTCACGTGGACGGAGATCTAGCTGTTCGAACAGCCCTCGATGCCCTTGAGGAGCTCCGCAACAAGAACCCCAAACTTCGTGATTACCGTGTTGGATTTGCTCATAACGAAGTAACTGACCCTTCAGACTGGCCTCGCTTCGCTGAACTCAAGGCCGATCCTATCATGAGTTTTCAATGGTCACAGGCCAGTTCAGTTTGGCTCCCAAACGGTGTCAAGAGCATGGGCCCAAGACGTTCGCACTACATGGAAGCCTTTGGAGAACTTGCTAAGTTTGGATCTGCTATTGTCTACGGTAGCGACTGGCCG ATTGATCCTCTGGATGAGTGGCTCGCCATCAAAGCCGGCGTCACGCGCTCAGGCGATCCCAAAAACCCCAGCTCCCCAGCCTCACAAGGCGCTCCCTACAACGGCAACGGTCTTCCCGGTCTGACCCTCACACGCGATCAGGCTATCCGAGCTATCACGACCGAGAGCGCTCGCTTCCTTCGCGCCGATGCCTATATCGGATCACTTGAAGTTGGAAAGCTTGCAGATGCTATTATTCTAAAGGCCAATTACTTTGAAGTCCCTGAGCAGCATATCGCTAGACAGAAGACGCTTTTGACGATGGTTGGTGGTGAGGTTGTATATATCGCGGATGAGGTTGATTTCAAGAATGGTGTTAAACCTAAGTTtaagaatgatgatgatgttggtagGATGATTAAGAGGAGAAGTGTTGGGGGGATTCAGGGGAGAGATTTGTCGGACGAGGGGAAGAGATCTGTGCAGCGTTTGCAGACTCGTGGGGCTTGTGtgcattctcatcatcactga